A portion of the Tiliqua scincoides isolate rTilSci1 chromosome 3, rTilSci1.hap2, whole genome shotgun sequence genome contains these proteins:
- the LOC136643935 gene encoding olfactory receptor 52K1-like, with translation MERPHVYYAAGDNLTLSNLSLFFLSGIPGLENFHTWISIPFCSIFTISLLGNGSLLYIIRTDATLHKPMFSFLFMLASIDLVLSLTTMPQTLTVFWLGPREMTLTACLTQMFLLHSFSIMESAVLLAMAFDRYVAICHPLRYNTLLTSSLVVKLGLAALVRAVALMLPLPFSLRKLPYCRSHVIPHCYCEHMAVVRLACAHTRFNNFYGIIVALLVVGLDLGFISLSYAKILRTVLSLASKEEQLKAFGTCISHLCAILVFYTPVVLSSIVHRFGHRVAPYIHILLANFYLLFPPMMNPIIYGVKTKQIRERIFHLFHRKSF, from the coding sequence ATGGAAAGGCCTCATGTGTATTATGCAGCAGGTGACAACTTGACCCTCTCCAACCTCTCCCTGTTCTTCCTGTCTGGCATCCCAGGGCTGGAAAACTTCCACACCTGGATCTCCATCCCCTTCTGCTCCATCTTCACCATTTCCCTTCTGGGCAACGGCTCCCTCCTCTACATCATCAGGACAGACGCAACCCTTCACAAGCCCATGTTCTCCTTCCTCTTCATGCTGGCATCCATTGATCTAGTGTTATCCCTCACTACGATGCCCCAAACGCTCACTGTCTTCTGGCTCGGGCCCAGGGAGATGACCCTGACTGCCTGCCTCACCCAGATGTTTCTCCTCCATTCGTTTTCCATCATGGAGTCTGCTGTGCTGCTGGCCATGGCCTTTGACCGCTATGTGGCGATCTGTCACCCACTCCGCTACAACACTCTCCTCACATCCTCATTGGTAGTCAAGCTTGGGCTGGCAGCACTCGTGCGGGCTGTGGCCCTGATGCTCCCATTGCCTTTCTCGCTCAGGAAGTTGCCCTACTGTCGCTCCCACGTCATCCCCCACTGCTACTGTGAGCACATGGCAGTGGTGAGGCTGGCCTGTGCCCACACGCGGTTCAATAACTTTTACGGGATCATTGTTGCTTTGCTGGTTGTGGGGCTGGACCTGGGCTTTATTAGCCTGTCCTATGCCAAGATTCTGAGAACAGTCCTCAGTCTGGCTTCGAAGGAGGAGCAGCTCAAGGCCTTCGGGACCTGCATCTCTCACTTGTGTGCCATATTAGTTTTCTACACGCCAGTTGTTCTCTCATCCATAGTGCACAGATTTGGTCACCGTGTGGCTCCTTACATACACATCCTGTTGGCTAATTTCTACCTTCTCTTCCCACCCATGATGAACCCCATCATCTATGGGGTGAAAACCAAGCAGATTCGAGAGAGAATCTTCCACCTTTTCCATCGAAAAAGCTTCTGA
- the LOC136644031 gene encoding olfactory receptor 52D1-like isoform X1 has product MSAASNTSSQVASSASFFLLGLPGLEKIQVWLSIPFCFIYIMAVLGNATLLWVIRTESSLHKPMYLFLAMLALADMALPTCIMPKMLSIFWVGAQEIAFDACLVQMFMIHALCVVESGTLTAMAYDRYVAICSPLSYTSLLTTTTVAKLGTVIAVRALVSVLPFPFLVKRLPFCRSRLISHSYCEHMAVVKLACGNTTPNNLYGLILSLVIVGADLSFIFISYGLILHAVFRLPSLEARHKALGTCGAHVGVIVILYTPGLFSFLTHRFGHSVPHHVHIFLANFYLMVPAMLNPIVYGAKTKEIRDRVLRELHLGKIAS; this is encoded by the coding sequence ATGTCAGCTGCTTCCAACACCAGCAGCCAGGTGGCTTCCTCCGCCTCCTTCTTCCTTCTGGGGCTTCCGGGGCTGGAGAAGATCCAGGTCTGGCTCTCCATCCCCTTCTGCTTCATCTACATTATGGCCGTCTTGGGCAATGCCACCCTGCTGTGGGTCATCAGGACAGAATCCAGCCTGCACAAGCCCATGTACCTCTTTCTCGCCATGCTGGCATTAGCTGACATGGCCTTGCCCACCTGCATCATGCCCAAAATGCTGAGCATCTTCTGGGTCGGTGCCCAAGAGATTGCTTTTGATGCCTGCTTGGTGCAGATGTTCATGATCCATGCGCTCTGTGTAGTGGAGTCTGGGACGTTGACTGCCATGGCTTATGACCGGTACGTGGCCATCTGCTCCCCTCTCAGCTACACCTCACTGCTGACCACCACCACTGTGGCCAAGTTGGGCACTGTCATTGCTGTGCGGGCCCTGGTGAGCGTTTTGCCTTTCCCTTTCCTGGTGAAGAGGCTGCCATTTTGCCGCTCTCGACTCATCTCTCACTCCTACTGCGAACACATGGCGGTGGTGAAACTGGCCTGTGGGAACACCACACCCAACAACCTCTATGGGCTGATTCTCTCTCTTGTCATCGTTGGTGCTGACCTGAGCTTCATCTTCATCTCCTACGGGCTGATCCTTCATGCTGTGTTTCGGTTGCCCTCGCTGGAGGCGCGGCACAAGGCCCTGGGGACCTGCGGCGCCCACGTGGGGGTCATTGTTATTCTCTACACACCTGGCCTCTTCTCCTTCCTCACCCACCGCTTTGGGCACAGTGTACCCCACCATGTCCACATCTTCCTGGCCAACTTCTACTTGATGGTCCCAGCTATGCTCAACCCCATTGTCTACGGCGCCAAGACCAAGGAGATCCGTGACCGGGTGTTAAGGGAACTGCACCTGGGGAAGATCGCCTCCTAG
- the LOC136644031 gene encoding olfactory receptor 52D1-like isoform X2 yields MHTYNNIHPASFFLLGLPGLEKIQVWLSIPFCFIYIMAVLGNATLLWVIRTESSLHKPMYLFLAMLALADMALPTCIMPKMLSIFWVGAQEIAFDACLVQMFMIHALCVVESGTLTAMAYDRYVAICSPLSYTSLLTTTTVAKLGTVIAVRALVSVLPFPFLVKRLPFCRSRLISHSYCEHMAVVKLACGNTTPNNLYGLILSLVIVGADLSFIFISYGLILHAVFRLPSLEARHKALGTCGAHVGVIVILYTPGLFSFLTHRFGHSVPHHVHIFLANFYLMVPAMLNPIVYGAKTKEIRDRVLRELHLGKIAS; encoded by the exons ATGCATACTTACAACAACATCCACC CCGCCTCCTTCTTCCTTCTGGGGCTTCCGGGGCTGGAGAAGATCCAGGTCTGGCTCTCCATCCCCTTCTGCTTCATCTACATTATGGCCGTCTTGGGCAATGCCACCCTGCTGTGGGTCATCAGGACAGAATCCAGCCTGCACAAGCCCATGTACCTCTTTCTCGCCATGCTGGCATTAGCTGACATGGCCTTGCCCACCTGCATCATGCCCAAAATGCTGAGCATCTTCTGGGTCGGTGCCCAAGAGATTGCTTTTGATGCCTGCTTGGTGCAGATGTTCATGATCCATGCGCTCTGTGTAGTGGAGTCTGGGACGTTGACTGCCATGGCTTATGACCGGTACGTGGCCATCTGCTCCCCTCTCAGCTACACCTCACTGCTGACCACCACCACTGTGGCCAAGTTGGGCACTGTCATTGCTGTGCGGGCCCTGGTGAGCGTTTTGCCTTTCCCTTTCCTGGTGAAGAGGCTGCCATTTTGCCGCTCTCGACTCATCTCTCACTCCTACTGCGAACACATGGCGGTGGTGAAACTGGCCTGTGGGAACACCACACCCAACAACCTCTATGGGCTGATTCTCTCTCTTGTCATCGTTGGTGCTGACCTGAGCTTCATCTTCATCTCCTACGGGCTGATCCTTCATGCTGTGTTTCGGTTGCCCTCGCTGGAGGCGCGGCACAAGGCCCTGGGGACCTGCGGCGCCCACGTGGGGGTCATTGTTATTCTCTACACACCTGGCCTCTTCTCCTTCCTCACCCACCGCTTTGGGCACAGTGTACCCCACCATGTCCACATCTTCCTGGCCAACTTCTACTTGATGGTCCCAGCTATGCTCAACCCCATTGTCTACGGCGCCAAGACCAAGGAGATCCGTGACCGGGTGTTAAGGGAACTGCACCTGGGGAAGATCGCCTCCTAG
- the LOC136643941 gene encoding olfactory receptor 52N4-like — protein MATPNGTDSSLLQFILNGIPGLEHAHVWISFPFFSMYLIGMAGNCGLLYIIWTEEVLHRPMYYFLSMLSITDIVMGTSTMPKAFCIFWLNFKEIDFNSCLVQMYVVHTFTGMESGVLMLMALDRFVAICYPLRYSTILTNPMIVKVGLVTFLRGAVLIFPFPFMVKKMQYCGTNIIAHTYCDHMAVVKLACFCSPQICTTIKFVQGEEGGPGKL, from the coding sequence ATGGCCACTCCCAACGGCACAGACAGCAGCCTCCTGCAGTTCATCCTGAATGGCATCCCAGGTCTGGAACACGCTCACGTCTGGATCTCCTTCCCATTTTTCTCCATGtatctcattggcatggctgggaACTGCGGACTTCTGTACATCATCTGGACCGAGGAGGTCCTTCACAGACCCATGTACTACTTCCTCTCCATGCTCTCCATCACTGACATCGTGATGGGCACATCGACAATGCCCAAAGCCTTCTGCATCTTCTGGCTAAATTTCAAGGAGATTGACTTCAATTCCTGCCTGGTTCAGATGTACGTTGTTCACACCTTCACGGGGATGGAGTCTGGTGTCCTGATGCTCATGGCCCTGGACCGATTTGTTGCCATCTGCTACCCACTGAGATACTCTACCATCTTGACAAACCCAATGATTGTCAAAGTGGGCCTGGTTACCTTCCTCAGGGGAGCCGTCCTcatctttcccttccctttcatgGTCAAGAAAATGCAATATTGTGGCACCAACATCATTGCTCACACCTACTGTGACCACATGGCGGTGGTCAAGCTGGCCTGCTTCTGTTCTCCTCAAATTTGTACCACCATCAAATTTGTACAAggggaagaggggggacccgggaaactatag
- the LOC136643937 gene encoding olfactory receptor 52D1-like encodes MKFKAQATSNTSGQLASSSSFFLLGLPGLEKIQVWLSIPFCFIYIMAVLGNATLLWVIRTESSLHKPMYLFLAMLAFTDMALPTCIMPKMLSIFWVGAQEIAFDACLVQMFMIHALCVVESGTLTAMAYDRYVAICSPLSYTSLLTTTTVVKLGAAIAARALVIVLPFPFLVKRLPFCRSRLISHSYCEHMAVVKLACGDTTPNNLYGLILSLVIVGADLSFIFISYGLILHAVFRLPSLEAQHKALGTCGAHVGVIVILYTPGLFSFLTHRFGHSVPHHVHIFLANIYLMVPAMLNPIVYGAKTKEVRDRILKALRPGKFFS; translated from the exons ATGAAGTTCAAAGCTCAAG CTACTTCCAACACCAGCGGTCAgttggcttcctcctcctccttcttccttctGGGGCTTCCGGGGCTGGAGAAGATCCAGGTCTGGCTCTCCATCCCCTTCTGCTTCATCTACATTATGGCCGTCTTGGGCAATGCCACCCTGCTGTGGGTCATCAGGACAGAATCCAGCCTGCACAAGCCCATGTACCTCTTTCTCGCCATGCTGGCATTCACTGACATGGCCTTGCCCACCTGCATCATGCCCAAAATGCTGAGCATCTTCTGGGTCGGGGCCCAAGAGATTGCTTTTGATGCCTGCCTGGTGCAGATGTTCATGATCCATGCGCTCTGTGTAGTGGAGTCTGGGACGTTGACCGCCATGGCTTATGACCGGTACGTGGCCATCTGCTCCCCTCTCAGCTACACCTCGCTGCTAACTACCACCACTGTGGTCAAGCTGGGAGCTGCCATTGCTGCGCGGGCCCTGGTAATAgtcctgcctttccctttcctGGTGAAGAGGCTGCCATTTTGCCGCTCTCGACTCATCTCTCACTCCTACTGCGAACACATGGCTGTGGTGAAACTGGCCTGTGGGGACACCACACCCAACAACCTCTATGGGCTGATTCTCTCTCTTGTCATCGTTGGTGCTGACCTGAGCTTCATCTTCATCTCCTACGGGCTGATCCTTCATGCTGTGTTTCGGTTGCCCTCGCTGGAGGCGCAGCACAAGGCCCTGGGGACCTGCGGCGCCCACGTGGGGGTCATTGTTATTCTCTACACACCTGGCCTCTTCTCCTTCCTCACCCACCGCTTTGGGCACAGTGTACCCCACCATGTCCACATCTTCCTGGCCAACATCTACTTGATGGTCCCAGCTATGCTCAACCCCATTGTCTATGGCGCCAAGACCAAGGAGGTCCGGGACCGCATACTGAAGGCACTGCGCCCAGGGAAGTTCTTCTCCTAG
- the LOC136643939 gene encoding olfactory receptor 51E1-like: MSPFHSGNCSATVFILVGFPGLEAAHFWLAFPLCFLFLVAILGNCTIIYIIRAERSLHEPMYLFLCMLAAIDVMISLSTTPKMMAMFWFNSTSIAFDACLVQMFCIHSLSGMESTILLAMAFDRYVAICHPLSHSSILTTPRIAKVGLVAVLRGAALMAPLPIFIKRLPFCRSNVLSHSYCLHQDVMKLACASIKVNIIYGLIVIIFAIGVDSLLISLSYIFILKAALSLTQEARIKALGTCISHICAVFLFYVPFIGLSMVHRFSKTHGSSIHVIMANVHLLVPPVLNPLVYGVKTTQIRHRILRAFHRMKCC; encoded by the coding sequence ATGTCGCCTTTCCACAGTGGCAACTGTTCAGCTACAGTGTTCATCTTGGTTGGCTTCCCTGGTCTGGAGGCTGCTCACTTCTGGCTGGCCTTCCCCCTGTGTTTCCTGTTCCTGGTGGCCATCCTTGGCAACTGCACGATCATCTACATCATCAGAGCTGAGCGGAGCCTCCACGAGCCCATGTATCTTTTCCTTTGCATGTTGGCTGCCATTGATGTAATGATCTCCCTTTCCACCACCCCCAAGATGATGGCCATGTTCTGGTTCAACTCCACCAGCATTGCCTTTGATGCCTGCTTGGTCCAGATGTTCTGCATTCACAGCCTATCAGGCATGGAATCGACCATCTTGTTGGCGATGGCTTTTGACCGCTACGTTGCCATATGCCACCCGCTGAGTCACTCCTCCATCCTCACCACGCCCAGGATAGCTAAGGTGGGCCTGGTGGCCGTCCTCCGTGGAGCAGCCTTGATGGCTCCCTTGCCCATTTTCATCAAGAGACTGCCCTTCTGCCGGTCTAATGTCCTCTCCCACTCCTACTGCCTGCACCAGGATGTCATGAAGCTGGCCTGTGCCAGTATAAAGGTCAACATCATCTATGGACTGATTGTCATCATTTTTGCCATTGGGGTGGATTCATTGCTCATCTCCTTGTCTTACATCTTTATCCTTAAGGCCGCACTGAGCCTGACCCAGGAGGCACGCATAAAGGCTCTAGGAACATGCATCTCACACATATGTGCCGTCTTCCTTTTCTACGTGCCTTTCATCGGCTTGTCCATGGTGCACAGGTTCAGTAAGACTCACGGCTCCAGCATCCATGTCATCATGGCCAACGTGCATCTCCTGGTGCCACCAGTGCTGAATCCTCTCGTGTACGGGGTGAAGACCACGCAGATCCGTCACAGAATATTGAGAGCATTCCACAGGATGAAGTGCTGCTAA